Proteins encoded within one genomic window of Mya arenaria isolate MELC-2E11 chromosome 13, ASM2691426v1:
- the LOC128214050 gene encoding dentin sialophosphoprotein-like, translated as MEGGKARGEFASAYKLSRPKLNNKAQRRERRSIEQKEFRHVGLIRQRNLQDLSPLQEGDQTVNKSYKGKTPVKVKEKKGVDRLEQLKKWREEREKKKTVEKVSTKSSVFKVGKLEHKETHLFAKGPFKKHQVRPQPVPKQDKVPEKPAVVKTTAPLKTAKTTNSASRSRNASGSRNTCSNKSSAATLTRSRGQTQQATRGVSSSRETRSKVTNTAEARKPAHTTRASLAKNKKAESTVKSSKQPKTLVDRNAKRARTNESPTRENHAGDFNETRITRRGEENSFAPEDFTFSATSFASASYMFQPLSPNSANMFLNAGQDNSCSSFLMNEPGRISTPKTVMMKKKKADADRTLVQEITVVASEKSANESSLRRSSRLRSQTSTYDQNSLSVSVTMSATPCQLDQSAEIFQADIGNLQKPEIQEPHVETETTDTTLMEQTIEEAADSSNQSVKAAKPTPRTSLRRSILLSHPEQGQEQGTKTDEGKVPSSPKSARRRSSRRSVVTSYEEENQSIGSALTPGQSGAGKTRRSVAWSPKVEPVPETTSLESETVTPSQQTRKSKRRSVISRPNADPIIEEKTEANTTPKLLAATPGNRRSSRRSIITDIPESSEEADVAPQASAIPFVGPPPGEDTSDIGNDDVFNDSLKENVSPRPRLKTPKHIRNKSFGGFRIPDSHSAVLSGRRSAKRKSMMPKSPEEWVEVLKNSPMVEMKRRKSKFGDMSLPILNYDEDILDSEEAHSILESPEETAQTDQELAAQSSSKPTAISGPGSPVFSITEAVSSMDSERDRKMSGRRSSAASSPCRIVATTPASKAEAAITASASTVQVGEVSSTQGNLSDDNNGDSEYDVLYFRNLLVTEKTRLNNLCDVWNGVMEGNPSLTEEVTGQIRTTVGKANLLMNQRFKQFTGLVDACEFKTGEKETTCTDLKGFWDMVYIQVEDVDGQFQKLTRLQDNNWIDTEVKPVTKKVVKKKVSKPVVTKPVKSKFAAFRAQMIKKKEEKVSSPKQVATQEDEEKVFEMPGFFTVASPVRTPKFHCDGGTPKKTPTASTNSNPSSSSTLTVPSSLEQSQPKHSACDLLTRRTPSRKSYAPAVPSPLLLDTTPAPRPVRSCTQRTPVVPKRLLDEEDDSVSDSKRLKLTPARGLRTRKSVNFMDVPSSVESPRVEGTDEDFAILLQPTMCDSPTTQASPVRAESNEEFLRLLQPSSPAEPKETPDSDDVFSKYLQPQDSPAEKPTKRRHSSLKSCRSTDKRRSRSRSVHFAGGKEEELGHMKLPHTPYNRDSLVKTKRTSRRSSNSKANLDDIFSIDNIDNDENIPPPSFRSARPSLLGTPPDIKKGSRVNRNVPTATLISFTP; from the exons ATGGAAGGTGGAAAGGCAAGAGGTGAATTTGCCAGCGCATACAAGCTGTCTCGCCCCAAACTCAATAACAAGGCTCAGAGGCGAGAAAGAAGATCTATTGAACAGAAAGAATTTCGTCATGTTGGTCTGATTAGGCAGCGTAACCTCCAGGATCTGTCCCCACTGCAAGAAGGAGACCAAACTGTCAATAAAAGCTATAAGGGCAAGACACCAGTCAAAGTAAAAG AAAAAAAGGGCGTTGATCGTCTTGAACAACTGAAGAAATGGAGGGAAGaaagagaaaagaaaaagaCTGTTGAAAAAGTATCCACAAAGTCCTCGGTGTTCAAAGTGGGAAAACTTGAACACAAAGAAACACACCTATTTGCTAAAGGACCTTTCAAG AAGCATCAAGTCAGACCACAGCCAGTTCCAAAGCAAGATAAAGTTCCAGAGAAGCCTGCTGTTGTGAAAACCACAGCACCACTAAAGACAGCCAAAACAACAAATAGTGCATCAAGATCAAGGAATGCTTCAGGCAGTAGGAATACTTGCA GTAACAAGTCAAGCGCCGCAACATTGACCAGGTCCCGAGGCCAGACCCAGCAAGCAACCAGAGGTGTCAGCTCCAGCAGGGAGACTCGCTCTAAAGTCACCAATACAGCAGAGGCTAGGAAACCTGCTCATACCACACGCGCATCTTTGGCCAAAAACAAAAAGGCTGAG AGCACTGTGAAAAGTAGCAAGCAACCAAAGACACTGGTCGACAGAAATGCAAAGCGAGCTAGAACGAATGAGA gtccAACAAGAGAAAATCATGCAGGAGATTTCAACGAAACCAGGATTACCCGAAGGGGTGAAGAGAATTCTTTTGCTCCTGAGGATTTCACTTTCAGTGCTACTTCGTTCGCTTCAGCCTCGTACATGTTCCAACCTCTAAGCCCAAACAGTGCGAACATGTTCCTAAATGCAGGCCAGGATAATTCCTGTTCTTCCTTCTTAATGAATGAGCCAGGGAGGATTTCAACTCCAAAGACTGTGATGATGAAGAAAAAGAAAG CTGACGCAGATCGTACATTAGTTCAGGAGATTACTGTTGTTGCGTCAGAGAAGTCTGCCAATGAGAGTAGTCTAAGAAGATCCTCGCGGCTCCGATCTCAGACAAGCACTTACGACCAGAACTCATTGTCTGTCTCTGTGACCATGTCTGCCACACCCTGTCAGCTGGATCAATCAGCTGAAATTTTCCAAGCTGACATTGGAAATCTGCAAAAACCAGAAATACAAGAACCTCATGTGGAAACTGAGACAACTGACACAACTCTGATGGAGCAAACAATTGAAGAGGCAGCAGACAGTTCAAACCAATCTGTTAAAGCTGCTAAGCCAACACCTCGTACAAGTCTGAGAAGATCTATTTTACTGTCTCATCCAGAGCAAGGTCAGGAACAGGGTACAAAGACAGATGAAGGAAAGGTTCCGAGTTCCCCAAAGAGTGCTCGTCGTAGAAGTTCCAGGAGATCTGTAGTTACATCATATGAGGAGGAAAATCAGTCAATTGGAAGTGCCTTAACACCAGGTCAGTCAGGGGCTGGCAAGACCAGACGATCTGTTGCTTGGTCACCTAAAGTAGAACCTGTTCCAGAGACAACCAGCTTAGAATCTGAGACTGTCACACCATCCCAACAGACAAGAAAGAGCAAGCGCCGATCAGTCATTTCACGGCCAAATGCTGACCCCATCATTGAAGAGAAGACTGAGGCAAACACAACACCTAAATTGCTAGCAGCAACCCCAGGAAATAGAAGAAGTTCAAGAAGGTCTATCATTACAGATATTCCTGAATCATCAGAAGAGGCTGATGTTGCACCACAAGCTTCTGCCATTCCATTTGTGGGTCCGCCACCAGGTGAAGATACCTCTGATATTGGTAATGATGATGTCTTCAATGACTCGCTGAAGGAAAATGTTTCCCCTAGACCCCGTTTGAAGACTCCAAAACACATCAGGAACAAATCATTTGGTGGATTCAG GATTCCAGACTCACATTCCGCTGTGCTGTCAGGAAGGAGAAGTGCTAAGAGGAAGAGCATGATGCCGAAAAGCCCGGAGGAATG GGTGGAGGTTCTCAAGAACAGCCCTATGGTGGAAATGAAGAGGAGAAAGTCCAAGTTTG GTGACATGTCACTGCCAATCCTCAACTACGATGAGGACATCCTGGACAGTGAAGAAGCACATAGTATTCTCGAGTCCCCAGAGGAGACTGCCCAGACAGACCAGGAGCTAGCTGCCCAGTCCTCTAGCAAGCCCACAGCTATATCAGGCCCTGGTTCGCCTGTTTTCTCCATAACTGAGGCTGTTTCCAGTATGGACAGTGAACGTGATAGGAAAATGTCAGGGCGGCGATCGTCAGCTGCTTCTTCCCCTTGTAGAATAGTAGCAACTACGCCTGCTTCAAAAGCTGAGGCAGCTATCACAGCGTCTGCAA GCACAGTTCAGGTTGGAGAGGTCAGCAGTACACAAGGAAACCTCAGTGATG ACAACAATGGTGACAGTGAATACGATGTTTTGTACTTCCGTAACCTGCTGGTGACTGAGAAAACGCGTCTAAATAACCTGTGTGATGTTTGGAATGGAGTTATGGAAGGAAACCCCTCCCTCACTGAGGAag TGACTGGTCAGATCCGGACAACAGTGGGTAAGGCCAATCTCCTGATGAACCAGCGATTTAAGCAGTTTACTGGTCTTGTTGATGCGTGCGAGTTTAAGACTGGGGAGAAGGAAACCACATGTACTGACCTGAAGGGCTTTTGGGATATGGTCTACATTCAG GTCGAAGATGTAGACGGTCAGTTCCAAAAGCTGACCCGTCTCCAGGACAACAATTGGATAGACACAGAGGTCAAACCAGTCACCAAGAAAGTGGTAAAG AAGAAGGTTTCAAAGCCAGTAGTGACAAAGCCAGTTAAGTCCAAGTTTGCAGCATTCCGGGCTCAGATGATAAAGAAGAAAGAGGAAAAAGTGAGCTCGCCCAAGCAGGTTGCCACCCAGGAGGATGAGGAGAAGGTTTTTGAGATGCCCGGATTCTTTACAGTTGCGTCTCCTGTACGCACACCCAAGTTCCACTGTGATG GTGGGACACCAAAGAAAACTCCCACAGCTAGCACGAATTCTAACCCAAGCAGTAGTAGCACGCTCACAGTTCCATCCAGCCTAGAACAAAGCCAGCCAAAACATAGTGCTTGTGATTTACTTACAAGACGTACTCCGTCGAGGAAGAGTTATGCTCCTGCTGTGCCGAGCCCACTCCTCCTGGACACCACACCCGCTCCGCGCCCGGTACGCTCATGTACGCAAAGAACGCCCGTTGTGCCCAAACGTTTACTCGACGAAGAGGATGATTCAGTCAGCGATAGCAAGAGACTTAAACTTACACCAGCTAG AGGACTGCGGACAAGGAAGTCAGTGAACTTTATGGATGTACCGTCATCTGTTGAATCCCCACGTGTGGAAGGTACAGATGAGGACTTTGCCATCCTACTCCAGCCCACTATGTGTGATTCCCCCACAACCCAGGCATCCCCTGTCCGGGCAGAAAGCAACGAAGAGTTCCTGAGACTTCTACAGCCCTCTTCTCCTGCTGAGCCCAAGGAGACACCCGACTCTGatgatgtattttcaaaatatctgcaGCCACAGGATTCTCCTGCAG aGAAGCCGACAAAGCGACGGCATTCAAGTCTGAAGAGCTGTAGATCCACGGATAAAAGACGCAGCCGGAGCAGGAGTGTACACTTTGCTGGTGGCAAAGAAGAGGAGCTGGGGCACATGAAGCTTCCACACACCCCATACAACAGGGACTCACTTG TGAAGACAAAGAGAACTTCAAGGCGATCCTCCAACAGTAAGGCAAACCTGGATGACATCTTCAGCATCGATAACATCGATAATGACGAAAACATCCCACCACCTTCCTTCCGCTCAGCT AGACCTAGTCTGTTGGGCACACCGCCGGACATCAAGAAGGGGAGCAGAGTGAACAGGAATGTGCCGACAGCCACCCTCATCTCATTCACACCATGA
- the LOC128214051 gene encoding putative dioxygenase Mb0100 has protein sequence MLRLIKMRTCFLRKFKTSTESRLFSSVFDVHNLALSVCLTMDVKPAQLGVEIRGVDLNESISEELIKKIKSEVHVQRLLIFKNQNPISGKRQVEISKWFGDLESTFYKHPKSPHPDVFRVSNVAEEGCTNVGRTGWHIDGSFMAKPFGFSLYYMTSVPRNGNTDFVPLKELIESLSEERRARFERLWMLPDRRDRLTHPLIYPHPATGQPTLCFHLGMTERFVWDYGTPQQRVTDRSETAEIIQEIHNEIVKDDRKLVYSHKWEEGDFIISDNLAVGHEASPETQLPREKVGLRVLHRTTIKGTNVPSKPGVVAEGSSDEDR, from the exons atgttAAGACTTATTAAAATGCGAACATGTTTCCTGCGTAAATTTAAAACGTCAACCGAATCAAGATTATTTTCGTCCGTATTTGATGTGCATAATTTGGCACTTTCAGTTTGTCTAACAATGGACGTTAAACCGGCACAACTCGGTGTCGAGATACGAGGTGTAGACCTAAATGAAAGTATTTCCGAggaattgattaaaaaaattaaatcggAAGTGCATGTTCAAAGACTTCTCATTTTTAAGAACCAAAATCCCATCAGTGGAAAACGGCAGGTTGAGATCAGTAAATGGTTCGGCGATCTGGAATCGACCTTTTACAAGCATCCGAAATCGCCACATCCGGATGTATTTCGCGTTTCTAACGTCGCGGAAGAGGGTTGTACCAATGTAGGGAGAACCGGGTGGCATATTGACGGCAGTTTCATGGCTAAACCTTTCGGATTTTCACTGTATTATATGACGTCAGTTCCTAGAAATGGAAACACTG ACTTTGTGCCTCTGAAAGAGTTGATAGAGAGCTTATCGGAGGAGCGACGTGCCCGCTTCGAGAGGCTGTGGATGCTGCCAGACCGCCGGGACCGCCTCACACACCCTCTTATATATCCGCACCCCGCTACCGGACAACCG ACACTATGTTTCCACCTCGGTATGACCGAACGGTTCGTCTGGGATTATGGAACGCCCCAACAGCGCGTTACTGACCGCTCCGAGACGGCCGAAATTATACAGGAAATTCATAACGAAATTGTCAAGGACGACCGTAAACTCGTGTATTCTCATAAG TGGGAGGAGGGCGACTTCATAATTTCTGACAATCTCGCAGTGGGTCATGAGGCGTCCCCCGAAACCCAGTTGCCAAGGGAAAAGGTTGGGCTACGCGTCCTTCACCGGACAACGATCAAAGGCACGAACGTGCCGAGCAAACCGGGCGTGGTGGCGGAGGGGAGTAGCGATGAGGATAGATAA